One stretch of Paramormyrops kingsleyae isolate MSU_618 chromosome 4, PKINGS_0.4, whole genome shotgun sequence DNA includes these proteins:
- the LOC111839085 gene encoding uncharacterized protein, whose product MADERDLERQAVEELLQEAGRGRVRAQTMGPAGWMRCPLRGANKRFLLNTLRTISRPGRSLRPRHSDQSGIQIQEVEQKSKSLQSGEAQHSRSRGRSPSGQHSRGHSRSPVKGSNCSLKSSSPTPKPLDSTKPRYSHPKSRPQGCTDLQE is encoded by the exons ATGGCAGACGAACGTGACCTAGAAAG ACAAGCTGTGGAGGAGCTTCTGCAGGAGGCTGGGAGAGGCAGAGTACGAGCCCAGACCATGGGACCGGCGGGCTG GATGAGGTGCCCCCTCCGTGGAGCTAACAAGAGGTTCCTGCTGAACACTCTTCGCACAATCAGCAGGCCAGGTCGGAGCCTGAGGCCACGACACAGCGACCAATCAGGGATTCAAATACAGGAGGTGGAGCAAAAATCTAAGTCACTCCAATCCGGAGAAGCTCAGCACTCAAGGTCTAGAGGCCGGTCTCCCTCTGGGCagcacagcagggggcactcACGTTCTCCTGTTAAGGGTTCGAACTGCAGTTTGAAGTCATCAAGCCCAACCCCTAAGCCATTAGACTCCACCAAGCCCCGTTACTCCCATCCTAAATCCCGGCCACAAGGATGTACTGATCTTCAGGAGTGA